The Glutamicibacter mishrai DNA window ATCACAGTTAGTGACCTGCGCAAGGTCTACCAGCAGGGCAGCAAAGATGTCGTTGCTCTTGATGGTGTCAGCCTTGAAGTCCCCACCGGGAAAATTCATGGCATCGTCGGACATTCGGGGGCTGGCAAGTCCACCCTTGTCCGCTGCTTGACCCTGCTTGACCAGCCAACTTCCGGCTCCGTTTCCGTTAACGGCAAGGAACTGACCAACGTCAGCTCTGAAGAGCTGCGCAATGCGCGCCGCCGTATCGGCATGGTGTTCCAGCACGCCAATCTCTTTGATTCGCGTACCACCGAGCAGAACGTTGCCTACCCTCTGGAATTGGTGGGAACCCCGAAGGATCAGGTTGCCAGCAAGGTCGCTGAACTTTTGGAACTAGTTGGCCTGTCCCAGTTCGCAAAGGCGTACCCATCCCAGCTTTCCGGCGGCCAGCGCCAGCGCGTAGGCATTGCCCGCGCGCTGACCACCGACCCGGATGTTCTTCTGTGCGATGAGCCAACCAGCGCTCTCGATCCGAAGACAACCGATGAAATCCTTGAGCTTGTCAAAGAACTGCGCGATCGTCTGAACATCACGGTTCTGATCATCACCCACGAAATGCACGTCGTGAAGCAGGCCTGCGATTCGGTATCCCTGCTCGAAGGCGGAAAGATCGTTGAGCATGGCGATATCGAAGCCGTGATCACCAACGCTTCGGGCCGCCTGGCTTCAACTTTGCTGCCACTTCCTGGCGATGCTCCTCGCGCTGAAGGATCCGGACCGATCCTCGACCTGCTCTACACCGGCCAGCAGGCCACTGAGCCAGTGATCTCTTCGCTGGCCCGCCAGTTCAATACCGATGTCAATGTTTTGGCTGGATCCGTCGAACAACTTGGTGAGCAGCAGTATGCCCACCTGCGCCTGCAGCTAAATGCGGACGCTGATTTGGAAGCAATCGTGAATCACCTGTCCTCCACCGGAATCGCAGTGACCGTGAAGGGAGCGAAGTAGTCCATGAATTTCTTTACTCCTACAGTCCTCAAGGCCATGGGCATTGCCACGGTTGAAACCCTTGAGATGGTAGTCATCTCGGGGATCATCACCGTCATCATTGGTTTAGTTCTCGGCATTCTTCTGCACGTGACCGGTAAGGGCGGCTTGACGCCTATTCGTTGGCTCAACGTCATCCTGTCGGCAATCATCGTGAACATCACGCGTTCGATTCCGTTCGCCATCCTCATGGTTGCATTGATTCCATTTTCCGCGATGGTGGTTGGCACGTCCCTCGGCCCAATCGCGGCCTCAGTGTCGTTGACCATTGGCACCATTCCGTTCTTCGCCCGACTGGTTGAAACAGCATTGCGAGATGTCTCTGCTGGCAAGGTCGACGCTGCCCTGGTCATGGGTTCCACCAAGATGCAGACCATCCGCAAGGTACTCGTACCTGAAGCCATGCCCGGCATCATCGCTGCTGTGACCACAACTGTGGTGACGTTGATCGGTTACTCGGCCATGGCTGGCTTGGTTGGCGGTGGCGGCCTCGGACGTATGGCTTACACCTACGGCTACACGCGTTACAACATGCCAATCATGATCACAACGATCATCATCATCGTGGTTCTGGTGCAGCTCGTGCAGATCATCGGCGACCTGATTGCCCGCAAGGTCGATCACCGCTAATCCCCCAAGATTTCCACCGGTTTCCGGTGGAGCCGTGGAATATGTCATGACACGGCACCCTCACTCGCAACCGTGCCCCACGGCTCGAAACCAAAGGAAGACAAGTTATGCGTAAGAAGCTCGCACTTGCAATCACTGGCATCGCCACCGCCTTCGCGCTGACCGCTTGCGGCAGCAGCGATCCATCGGCAGATGCCAACGCTACCCTGGACCCAGCCAACCCGGTCACCATCAAGGTCGGCGCCAGCCCGGTTCCACAGGCAGAGATCCTGAACTACATCGATGAGAACCTGGCCAAGGATGCCGGCATCGACCTGGATGTTGTGGAAATCGATGACTACGTCACCCCGAACACTTCGCTGCAGGACGGCACCCTGGATGCCAACTACTTCCAGACCGAGGCCTACCTGAAGACTGAGACCGAAGAAAAGGGCTACACCTTCGCTCACGGCGCCGGTATTCACGTTGAGCCAATGACCGTCTTCTCGAAGACCTTCAAGGACCCTAAGGACGTCACCGAAGGCACCACTGTTCTGCTGAACAACGACCCAGTGAACCAGATCCGCGGCATGCGCGTTCTGGAACAGGCCGGCCTGTTGAAGAACATCGCCGATGACGACGACATCCTGACTGTTGAGGGCGACAAGGAAAAGAACCCACTTGGCCTCAAGCTCAAGGATGCCAACGCCGAGCAGGTTGTTCAGTACTACAAGAGCGACAAGTCGATCGGTGTTGCCGTGATCAACGGCAACTTCATCGTCCAGGCCAAGCTGAACAAGGACGAAATCCTGGCTCAGGAATCCGGCGAGAACAACCCGAACGCCAACTTCCTGACCTGGCGCGACGGCGAAGAGACCGCAGCCATCAAGAAGCTCGAAGAGCTGCTGCACTCGGATGAGGTTCGCGCCTACATCAAGAAGACCTGGACCGACGGAAGCGTTATCCCAGCGTTCTAATCCAGTCTTCTTTCCCGGGTCACTGACCCGAGAGCACGACTAAACAAACTGCCCGAGTTCCTTATGGAACTCGGGCAGTTTTTGTTGGCCTGCGGCCTGTTCTAGCGCTTAGGCCTTGGCAGCGGCTGCAGCCTTCGCGGCTGCCGGCAACGCAGCGAAGATCTTCTCCATGGCAGCGTCATCGTGCGCCGCAGATACGAACCATGCCTCGAACACGCTTGGTGGCAGGTAGATGCCGGAATCAAGCATGGAGTGGAAGAACGGAGCGTAGCGGAAGCCTTCCTGAGCCTGCGCATCGGCGTAGTTGTGTACGCCCTTCTCGGAGGTGCCAAAGGCGACCGAGAACAAGGTGCCAGCGCGCTGGATGGAGTGATCCAATCCGGCCGCGTTGAAGGACTCGGTGATCGCGGCCTGCAGGGCCTCGGACTGCTTGCCCAGGTGGGCGTAGACGTCCTCGGTTGCATGAGTCAGCTGGGCGATGCCGGCGGCCATGGCGACCGGGTTACCGGAGAGGGTGCCTGCCTGGTACACGGGACCCAGTGGAGCCAGGTAATCCATGACCTCGGCGCGCCCACCTAGGGCAGCGGTTGGCAAGCCACCGCCAATGACCTTGCCGAAGGTGTACAGGTCGGCGGTCCAGTCCTCGACCTTGCCGGTCAAGCCCCAGTAGCCGGATGACGAGGCGCGGAAACCGGTGAGCACTTCGTCGAGGATAAGCAAGGCACCGTGCTTCGC harbors:
- a CDS encoding methionine ABC transporter ATP-binding protein, with protein sequence MITVSDLRKVYQQGSKDVVALDGVSLEVPTGKIHGIVGHSGAGKSTLVRCLTLLDQPTSGSVSVNGKELTNVSSEELRNARRRIGMVFQHANLFDSRTTEQNVAYPLELVGTPKDQVASKVAELLELVGLSQFAKAYPSQLSGGQRQRVGIARALTTDPDVLLCDEPTSALDPKTTDEILELVKELRDRLNITVLIITHEMHVVKQACDSVSLLEGGKIVEHGDIEAVITNASGRLASTLLPLPGDAPRAEGSGPILDLLYTGQQATEPVISSLARQFNTDVNVLAGSVEQLGEQQYAHLRLQLNADADLEAIVNHLSSTGIAVTVKGAK
- a CDS encoding methionine ABC transporter permease, whose translation is MNFFTPTVLKAMGIATVETLEMVVISGIITVIIGLVLGILLHVTGKGGLTPIRWLNVILSAIIVNITRSIPFAILMVALIPFSAMVVGTSLGPIAASVSLTIGTIPFFARLVETALRDVSAGKVDAALVMGSTKMQTIRKVLVPEAMPGIIAAVTTTVVTLIGYSAMAGLVGGGGLGRMAYTYGYTRYNMPIMITTIIIIVVLVQLVQIIGDLIARKVDHR
- a CDS encoding MetQ/NlpA family ABC transporter substrate-binding protein; translated protein: MRKKLALAITGIATAFALTACGSSDPSADANATLDPANPVTIKVGASPVPQAEILNYIDENLAKDAGIDLDVVEIDDYVTPNTSLQDGTLDANYFQTEAYLKTETEEKGYTFAHGAGIHVEPMTVFSKTFKDPKDVTEGTTVLLNNDPVNQIRGMRVLEQAGLLKNIADDDDILTVEGDKEKNPLGLKLKDANAEQVVQYYKSDKSIGVAVINGNFIVQAKLNKDEILAQESGENNPNANFLTWRDGEETAAIKKLEELLHSDEVRAYIKKTWTDGSVIPAF